The segment GCGCAGAGCCATACGCGCAGAGCCATACGCGCAGACGCCATACGCGCAGATGCGGCGCACTACAGTCCCCCAGGGACCGATGCCGTGCGACCACGCCTGGCCATGCTCATGTGACAAAAGACTTTACACCTTCCAGCAACAAGCAGAGGCCGGGGCAAACCGCCCCGGCCTCTGTTACAGAACAACGTGTTTTTGAAAGCAGGCACTCTCAATGCGTGAAGTCGCCCGCACAAGTTCATGACCCCGCAGATAAACTGCGCTTACGCCCTCGCGGCGATCTCCTGCTCCGGCAGTGCCGGACAGTTTCAACGTAAAGCAACTTCAAGGTGAAAATGCTCTGGGTGAACGCCACCCACACATACGGCAAACTAACGCATGCTCGTCTTTCAGACGGGATTGCAGATCGTGCCGCCACGCTGGAGCCAAGGCAGATGCGACCTGGGTTGGCTCCGTGAAGAACCGCCGGCCTACAGCGCCTTACGGCGCACCCACACGTGGCGGCCCGCCAGTGTGGCCCAGGCCAGGCCCGCTGCCACATGCAGCCCCTTGCCGCCAGCAAGGCCGGCAAGCAGGCAAAGACTGCCCGCGCCAAGCATGGAGCGCACCTCGAACTTGCGTGGGCTTATGCCCATAATTTTGCCCTTGCCCTTGCCAGACACAAAGGGCTTCAAAAAAGACGGTACTTGCATATCGCCAAGCATGTCGCCAAAGCCCGTGCCGTGACCTGCACCCTTACCCTTGTGGCCTGCCTGCTTTGCGCCGAACTGTGCCCGCCGTTCGGCCTTGTGCGCTGACGCAACCTCGGCTTTGGGCTTGAGAAGATCCGGTATTTTTTCTTCCAGCCGCTGACAGATGGCGGCAAAGTCCGTGCCGGGGCTCATGAGCAATAAAAGCGACTCCGAACCAAAGCGCACTTCGTTGACGCCTTTTTCACCCCGCAGCAAGGCCTGTGCCTCGCCACGCGCCCTGGCGTCTGCCAGGGCGGGATGGCGCAAACGCGCTCTGCCTTCGATGGCATGCACAACATAGGATGATTGCATGGGGCCTCCTTGCCAAGAAACGGGTCGTCCAAGGCCCGGTTTGAAATTGACTTTCTTTTCTCTTGACACATCTTATTATTGACGGCAAGGTATTCATCAAGCCTGAAGAAAAAATTGGCACCCAAGCTAAAGCTACGCCGTTGCAACACAGTTACGGTGGCGACTTTTGCATGGGTCGGAATCCATAATTTCAATGTGTCACAGCCTCAAGGCTAAAAAAGAGAGAACACGCATGAGCCAGATTGTCAATCTGCGTCAGATGCAGGTAGGCCAGCAGGGCAAGATTGCCGCTGTGGAAGCCCTTGGTGAAATGAACCGCCGCATTCGCGACATGGGGCTCATCCCTGGCACAACGGTTTCCATCGTTGGCCGCGCTCCCCTCAAAGACCCGGTCGCCCTGCGCCTGTCCGGCGTCACGATCTCTCTTCGCAACAGCGAAGCCGATTTTATCAAGGTCGACCTGGCGGGTTCCGGCAGCTAGACTTCCAAATTTATCCCGATTATTATAGTATTGAAACATCCCTGCCACGTTCGCGTGGCAGGGAAGTGGATTTTTTTGCCGACTGCGCGGGTTTCCGCACAGACGGTTGATAACGCGATCAGTAAGGAGACGCCTATGAATACTGGACTGAAATGCGGCCTGTGGTTTTTTGGTGGGCTGATTGTCGGCGCTTTGGGTGTTGCGGCTGCGAGCCGCGCCAAGTTTGACTTCAAACCGCTGGCAACCGACCTCATCAGCCGTGGCATTGATGTTAAAGATGCCCTGCTGACCAAGGTTGAAGCCCTCAAGGAAGATGTGGAAGACCTCACCGCCGAAGCCCGCGTGGCCTCTGACAAGCGCAAGGGCGCCAAGGGCAAGGCTGAAGCCTAAAAAGTCCCGCATTGGTACGGTCAGCCGCCGGAACAGACCAGTCTGAAAAAGGCGGTCGTTCCGGCGGCAGGACTGTTTTGCCGTGCCCTGCAGGAACCTTCGGCAGACGTGCGCATGGGCATGTGCATGGATTTGCGCATGGGACTGTGCTTGGATTTGCGCATGGGCCTGCGCCTAGGATGGACACAGGGGCGTATCCGCCCCACCCGCTTAAAAATCTGACGGCGCCGCCGAGGCGGGCTGACGCCCGCATCCTCCCGGACAAACGCCGTATCTCACAAATTCAATAGTTATATATGGAACAGGAGCGCGCGCATGCGTTTTTACATTGTTCATGAGCTGCGTGGCATCTCCACGCCCCATTCAGGCAGAATGCGCGTGCGCGCCTCTTGCCCCCTCGGTCTTGCCCAGGCCGAAGCTCTGGCAGGGGCGCTGGCCACATTGCCCGGCATAAGCGAGATACGCGTAAATCCCCGCCTGGGCAGCCTGCTTTTTCATTATGAAGACGCCGAAAGCCGTGAAACTGCCCTGACCCTCTTTGTGGGCGCTGGCGGCGTGGATGGCCCCCTGGCGGACATGGTGGACGATCCCGCCCCGGGCCCCGGCGAAGCCACGCTTACTGAAGGGCTCATGCCCGTGTTTCAGTATGTTTTTGTCCGCCCGCTGCTGCCCATGGCCTTGCGCATCGTCAACAGCTTTGTCAGCGCAGTGCCCTTTCTTTTCAAGGGCGTCCGCGCCGTGCTGCGCGGCGCGCTCAACGTGGACGTACTGGATGCTGCCGCCATTGGCGCGTCCCTTGTCATGCGCGACTTCCGCACTGTCAGCCTGCTCACCCTGCTGCTGGGACTTGGCGAAACGCTGGAATACTGGACGCGCCGCCGCTCCATGGCCACGCTCACCGAAAGTCTGGCCCTCAATGTTGAAAACGTGTGGCTGCTGGCCGACGGTACGGAAATATCCGTTCCTCTGGCGCAGGTGAAGGAAGGCGACCTCGTTGTTGTGCGCGACGGGGGCAGCATTCCCGTTGACGGCGTGGTCGAGGAAGGCTGCGCCGTGGTCAACCAGTCGTCCATGACAGGGGAGCCTCTTGGGGTTCGCCGCACCACGGGCGCGTCGGTCTTTGCCGGCACTGTGGTGGAAGAAGGCCGCCTGGTCATCCGCGCCCGCCATGTGGGCGACGGCACCCGCCTGCGGCAGGTCGTAAAATTTATTGAAGAATCAGAGTCCCTCAAAGCTGGCATCCAGGGCAAGTATGAGCGCCTGGCCGACATGGCCGTGCCCTTTACCTTTGGCCTGGCCGCTCTTGTCTGGCTGCTCACGCGGGACTTCCGCCGCGCGGCCTCGGTGCTGCTGGTGGACTACTCCTGCGCGCTCAAGCTGGCGACCCCGCTGGCTGTGCTGGCCTCCATGCGCGAAGGCGCGCGCCACGGCATGGCCATCAAGGGCGGACGTTACCTTGAAGCCCTTAACGAAGCCGACACCGTCGTCTTCGACAAGACCGGCACACTCACCCAGGCCAGCCCCGAAGTTGTGGAAGTCTTTCCCGCGCCGGGCTTTGAGCGCACTGAAGTGCTGCGCATCATGGCCTGCCTTGAGGAGCATTTTCCCCATCCCGTGGCCCGCGCCGTTGTTCGCAAGGCTGATGAAGAAGGCCTCAAGCATGCCGAGGAGCACGCCCATGTGGAATACGTGGTGGCGCACGGCGTGGCCTCATCACTGTACGACAAAAAAATGCGCGTGGGCAGCCGCCACTACATCGAACATGATGAAGGCGTTGACCTTTCACCCCTGGAAGCAGTGATTGAAGAACAGACCGGCATGGGCCGCTCCCTGCTCTTCATGAGCGAGGACGGCAGAGTGGCGGGCATGGTTTCCATTGAGGATCCCATGCGCCCTGAAGCCCCCCACGTGGTTGAAGAACTCCGCGGCCTGGGTTTCAACCGCGTTCTCATGCTCACGGGCGACGACGAGCGCACGGCCCGGGCAGTGGCGGCCCGTGTGGGTATCAGCGAATACCGCGCCCAGGTGCTGCCCACCGACAAGGCCCGCATTGTTCAGGAACTGACCGATCAGGGCTGCAAGGTGCTTATGGTGGGGGACGGCATTAACGACGCTCCCGCGCTTTCCGCTTCGCATGTGGGCGTGGCCATGAGCGACGGTACGGACCTGGCCCGCGAAGTGGCCAACGTGCTGCTGACCCATCCCAACCTTGAAGGACTTGTCAACGCCCGCCTGCTGGGCACGCGCACCTTGCAGCGCATCCATTTCAATTTCGTGGCCACATTGACGCTCAACAGCGCCTTTCTGCTGGGCGGCCTTTTCATGTTTATGGGGCCCGGCGTTGCAGCCCTGCTGCACAATGTCACCACGCTGGGCGTGGCCCTCAACGCCATGCGCCCCCACCTGCCCACAAAGGCCCTGCCGGGCGAGGAGAGCCATTTTGAAAGCCCTGCATCTTCTTAAATACGTACGCAGTTTCGTGGACGGCCGGGTGCGCATACGCCACCCGGCACTGCACGACGCATCCGTGGCGGCCCTTGCCGAATCCCGCATGAAAGCCATTGCCGGGGTCGCTTCAGTGGAATGCAACCCCGTGAGCGGCTCCGTGCTCATCACCTACGACAGCACGGTCATTCCCAAAGACCGCCTCTTCGCCATTGGCGAGGCCTGGGCTGTCTATCTCGACAAGGTCAAGGCCGGAAAACCCGCCGACGTGCCGAAATTTTAAGTCAAAATTAACGTTAGGGCATTTTATCTTTTTCAAAGGTAAAATGCCCTAACGCTGCACGAGAGAGTATGCGCCGCAATGTGGCGTAAACCCTGCCTTACATCGCTTTTTCACCAAAATAATTCCGCTGAAGTTTGAAGGATTTCAGAGATAACCGGATCCAATTCTGCTGGTTTGACAGAGAGTTTGATCTTTTTTTTATGGGGCAAGTCGATTATGGTCAGAAAAAATGTCGCATGGCTCCTTTGGCGCGGAGTTGTCCTGCCGAGCGACCATCGACATCTTGCCGCGCTGCGGCCCAACACCAAGGAGCAAGAGTGCGCGTAGCCATAGTCCATTATTGGCTTGTTAATATGGGCGGGGGTGAAAAAGTTCTGGAAGCTCTTTGCCGTCTGTACCCCGAAGCCCATATCTATACGCACGTGCTTGACCGTGCAAACGTGTCGCCTGGCATTGCCCGCCACCCGATTACCACGACCTTCATTGACAAACTGCCGTTCAGCAAAAAACACTATCCGCGCTATCTGCCGCTCATGCCTTTTGCTTTGGAACAACTTGACCTCACTGACTACGACCTGGTCATTTCCAGTGAGTCCGGTCCTGCAAAAGGCGTCATAACCAGGGCAGACACGCCGCACATCTGCTACTGCCATACGCCCATGCGTTACCTCTGGGACAACTGGACGGAGTATCTCGCCTCATCCGGCTTGTTGACGCGTTGCGCCATGCGTTTGCTGCTGCCCAGCCTGCGCAGATGGGATGTCGCCAGTTCATTTCGCGTGGACCATTTTGTGGCAAACTCCCACAATGTGGCCCGCAGAATCCGGAAGCACTGGCGCAGAGACGCGTCTGTAGTGCCGCCGCCGGTAAATGTGGAGACGTTTACAGCCAAAAAAAGCCCTGGTGGCGACCACTATGTTTGCTTTGGCCGACTGACGGCATACAAAAGGATGGACATTGCCGTTCAGGCATGCACTCGCCTGAATCGCCCGCTTCTGGTCTTGGGTGAAGGCGAGGAAATGGACAGGCTTAAGGCCATGGCTGGCCCCACCGTGCGTTTTCTTGGCCGCCTGAGCGACAAAGACGTTGCATCCGTGCTGGCAGCAAGCAGAGCCCTTCTTTTTCCCGGTGAAGAAGATTTCGGCATCGTCCCCCTGGAGGCGTCGGCCTGCGGTGTGCCCGTGCTTGCCTACGCGCGTGGAGGAGCCCTGGAAACGGTTCGCCCGGAAGAAACGGGGTTGCTCTTCAATGAACAGACCCCTGAATCCTTGGCCGCCGCAATTTTGAAGTTTGAAGAAGATGAAATGCGCTTCAACCCCGCCGCTATCCGCACCCATGCGGAAAAATTCTCAGAACAGCAATTTCGTTCCCGCTTTATGCATGAGGTGGAGCAGGCATGTCAGGCGGTGGCAGGAATATAATGTCTGTCTGCCGTCAGCCGGCGCATGGGCGACATACGGTGCTCATGATCAGTAGGCTCCGTACCCGAAGATCACCACAGGCACCGTTTTAATCAATATCCACAAGTCCATCCATACAGACCAGTTACTGATATAGTATTGATCAAAGTTCACGCGTTCCTGATACGTGGTGTTATTGCGGCCCGAAACCTGCCACAATCCCGTAATGCCGGGTTTGACCATGCAATATTCCTCAAAAATCTGACCGTACTTGCCCACCTCGGACTGCACAATGGGGCGCGGCCCCACAAGGCTCATGTCGCCCATGACAACATTGAGAAGCTGTGGCAGCTCATCAAGGCTGAGCTTGCGCAGCAGGCGACCCACGCGGGTAATGCGGGGATCGCATTTGAGCTTGCGGTCACAGGCCCATTCCTTTTGCAGCGCGTTGTCGCAGG is part of the Desulfovibrio sp. genome and harbors:
- a CDS encoding glycosyltransferase, translating into MRVAIVHYWLVNMGGGEKVLEALCRLYPEAHIYTHVLDRANVSPGIARHPITTTFIDKLPFSKKHYPRYLPLMPFALEQLDLTDYDLVISSESGPAKGVITRADTPHICYCHTPMRYLWDNWTEYLASSGLLTRCAMRLLLPSLRRWDVASSFRVDHFVANSHNVARRIRKHWRRDASVVPPPVNVETFTAKKSPGGDHYVCFGRLTAYKRMDIAVQACTRLNRPLLVLGEGEEMDRLKAMAGPTVRFLGRLSDKDVASVLAASRALLFPGEEDFGIVPLEASACGVPVLAYARGGALETVRPEETGLLFNEQTPESLAAAILKFEEDEMRFNPAAIRTHAEKFSEQQFRSRFMHEVEQACQAVAGI
- a CDS encoding FeoA family protein, which gives rise to MSQIVNLRQMQVGQQGKIAAVEALGEMNRRIRDMGLIPGTTVSIVGRAPLKDPVALRLSGVTISLRNSEADFIKVDLAGSGS
- a CDS encoding HMA2 domain-containing protein; this translates as MKALHLLKYVRSFVDGRVRIRHPALHDASVAALAESRMKAIAGVASVECNPVSGSVLITYDSTVIPKDRLFAIGEAWAVYLDKVKAGKPADVPKF
- a CDS encoding heavy metal translocating P-type ATPase, coding for MRFYIVHELRGISTPHSGRMRVRASCPLGLAQAEALAGALATLPGISEIRVNPRLGSLLFHYEDAESRETALTLFVGAGGVDGPLADMVDDPAPGPGEATLTEGLMPVFQYVFVRPLLPMALRIVNSFVSAVPFLFKGVRAVLRGALNVDVLDAAAIGASLVMRDFRTVSLLTLLLGLGETLEYWTRRRSMATLTESLALNVENVWLLADGTEISVPLAQVKEGDLVVVRDGGSIPVDGVVEEGCAVVNQSSMTGEPLGVRRTTGASVFAGTVVEEGRLVIRARHVGDGTRLRQVVKFIEESESLKAGIQGKYERLADMAVPFTFGLAALVWLLTRDFRRAASVLLVDYSCALKLATPLAVLASMREGARHGMAIKGGRYLEALNEADTVVFDKTGTLTQASPEVVEVFPAPGFERTEVLRIMACLEEHFPHPVARAVVRKADEEGLKHAEEHAHVEYVVAHGVASSLYDKKMRVGSRHYIEHDEGVDLSPLEAVIEEQTGMGRSLLFMSEDGRVAGMVSIEDPMRPEAPHVVEELRGLGFNRVLMLTGDDERTARAVAARVGISEYRAQVLPTDKARIVQELTDQGCKVLMVGDGINDAPALSASHVGVAMSDGTDLAREVANVLLTHPNLEGLVNARLLGTRTLQRIHFNFVATLTLNSAFLLGGLFMFMGPGVAALLHNVTTLGVALNAMRPHLPTKALPGEESHFESPASS